The stretch of DNA AGGGCTGGCAAGCCACTTCCACGGCTGACGCCGTGCGCGGAGCGATCACCACCACCAAGGACGCAGCCGGGGCCACCACCACCACCGACTACGACGCCAGCGGCCGACCGGTCGCCAGCTGGGACCCGCTCCGGCCCAAAGCCCTGAACCCCGACCCCAGCACGTCCACCGAATACAACCTCTCCCAGACCGCGCCGTCCTGGATCCGGAACAACACCCGCAACAGCTCCAACAGCAACATCGCTACCTTCCAGATCCTCGACGGGATGGGCCGCCTGCGCCAGACGCAGCGACTCTCACCCCCCGGCGGAACCATCGCCACCGACGTCCTCTACAACTCCAACGGCGAACGCCGCCTGGTCCGCAACGACTACTACCTCACCGAGTCCCCCAGCGGCACGCTGAGGATCCCCGCCGTGGCCGTCCCCTCTTCCACCGAATACACCTACGACGGCGCCGGGCGGGTCACCAAGACCAGGGCCCTGGCCAACGACAACCAGGAACTCTGGTCAACGACCGCCAGCTACCCCACCTCGGACACAACAACCATCACCGGTCCGGCAGGCAAGCCCGCCACCACCGTCATCACCGATGGCCAAGGCAACCCCAGCCTTCGCAAGATCTTCCGCGGCGCCGCGGCCAGCGGGGCAAGCGATGACACCACCTACACCCATGACGCCATGGGCCGCATGGTCGCTCTCAGCACCGCAGGGAGCACCTGGACCTGGGAATACGACCTCCTCGGACGCGAGAAGAAAACCGTCGACCCAGACACCGGGACCACGACCGCAGCCTACGACGCCTCCGGCCGGCTGGCCAGCACCACCGACGGTAAAGGCGTCAAACTGGACACCAGCTACGACGTCCTCGACCGGCCAACCCAGACCACCGCCACCACGGCCGGAGTCACCAAAACCCTGGAAACCCTCACCTACGACGTGGAGCGGAACGGCACGCTCAGCGAGGCCACCCGCTTCAACGGACCCAACTACGACCAACCGGTCAAGACCACCCGGTCCGGGTTCAACAACGCCGGACAACCGGGCAGCACTTCCACGGTGCTGCCCGCCGGGATGGGCGCCCTCGCCGGGACCTACACCACCGGGCTGACCTACAAGCAGAACGGACTTCCAGACGTCCTGAGCCTGCCGGGAATCAAGAACCTGCCGGCAGAAACCCTGTATTACGGGTACGACAACTTCGACAACCCGATCTCGGTCGACAACGAAACCTGGGACATCTTCGCCGGAAACGCCCAATACGATGTCCTCGGCAACTTGGCATCGTTCGATCAAAGCGATCCCAATTCCCTCGACCCCGCCCTGGAATCACCCGGCCTGCAGACCAACTACTTCCAATGGGATGCCACCACCGGTCGGCTGCTCAAGCAGACGACCACGAACTGGGCCAAAAACGCCACCCGCACCGTAGCCGAAACCTCCTACGCGTACGACCCGGCCGGAAAGATCACGTCCAAGACGTCCCCTGAGGAAGTCGAATGCTACGCCTACGACTACGCAGAACGGCTGACCGGCGTCTGGACCCCCTCCAGTAAATCCTGCAACGGTGGTTTCTCCGCTACGTCCCTCGGCGGCCTGGCACCCTACGCCCAGCAGTACACGTACACCGCCTCAGGCGAACGCGCCCAAGTAAAGCGTTACAAAGCCACCGGTGCCCTACAGAGCACCGAGGACTACACCTTCCCTGCGGCCGGGACCGCCGGCGCACACCGACCAACCAGCATCACCACCACTCCGGCAGGAGCCGCAGCAACAACTCACACCCTCACGTGGGACGGGGCCGGGCAGCTCACTGGCCGGGCAGGGCAAACACTCGCTTACACCGCCGACGGGAAAATCAGCACCAGCACCGCCACATCAACTCTCCCCTTGAACCCGAACCGCGCCACGACCGCGGGCGGAGCAACCGGGACAGGGACTCGCTACTACGACGCCGGCGGGAACCTCGTCGGTATCAACGACACCACCGGCGTGACTTCTCTTCTCGCTGACGCGACAGTGCACGTCAGCACGACCGGGAAAGCCACCGGCACACGCGACATCAGTTTCGCCGGGAAGACGGTCGCCCAACGCGTCACCACTGACACCGGCTCGAAAATCCGGTTCCTCACCCCCGACGCCGTCAACACCACCACCTCCATCACGCAAGCGACTCCCGGGGCGCCCGGAACGGCCACAACCAAGCGTTACTCGGACCCCTTCGGGCTCGAACGCAGCGCAACAGCCACCGCCACCACAGCAACCAACGCAGCCAACCCCACAGGGTTCTCCGCAACCAACGGCTACCTCTCCGAACTCAACGACGCAGCAACCGCCCTCACCCACCTCGGAGCCCGCGACTACGACCCCGTCCTCGGAATCTTCACAGCCCCCGACCCCATCTACAACTGGGACGCCGCCGGCGGACATTCCCCCTACACCTACTCAAACAACGACCCCATCAACCAATCCGACCCCAGCGGCCTCTGCCCGTGGTGCCTCGTCATAGCCATCCCAGGTGTCAAAGAGGCCCTAATTGCAGGGGCGGCGACAATCGGCACTTACGTTGCAGTGGAATGGGCCAAGACTCATCCCATTTCGATTCCGAGATTCGAATGGCCCGCTCCGGCCGCATCGACGCCCAGGGCAACAACCTGTAACTGGTGTACCGCCAGACCTACAACACCAGCACCGCCACCTTCACTGGCCAGGCCAAGTTACGCCGGCGCACCAAGTTATGCCGGTGCACCCAGTTACACAGCACCCGCTGCCTTGTCGGCCCGGCCCACTTACGCGGCCGCCTACCCCACCTACTACCCATCAGGGTCAAACCAGCCTGGTAACCGCTACACACCCACGCCAAGCTCGGTAAGCCAAGCGGCAGCAGCAGCGGCAGCAGCAGCAGCCGCCGAAGCAGCACGACGAGCCGCCCTCGCAGCACAAGCAGCCGCCCAAGTAGCCCAAGCCCGCAGCAGCCAACCTGCGAATGAACAACGAGAACACTAGCGATAACCAGGCGGCAGCAGGCGCGGCAGGTGCCGTCGGAGGTGGCGGCGGAGCGGGAACTCCGGACCCCAAGGATGATGGCCCTCGCCACGGGAACTCGGCGGCCAGCTCCGCTCGTGCCTTTTTATATCGTCTCTCGACCGACTCCGGCGAGTATCTTAAGACGGGAATATCAAAGAACCCTTTGACTCGCTACACCAGGAATTTCATGGAGGACAAAGTCATGGATATTATCCATAGTGGAACAAGGCGCGAGATACTCAACCTCGAACGATTCATCGTTGAGCGCGATCCTGGACCCTTGAACTTCGAACGTTGGGCAGGAAAGTTTCTGGATGATGTGCCGTGATTGAATCAACGCCCAGCCGGCCCAAAGCACTCTCCATCGGAGTCATTGTCGGAGGCTTAGGTGCCCAGAGTAAGGTCTGGCGGGAAGCGCTCACACGATTATCGAGGGATCTGTCAGACATCGTGGGCCAACTTGAGTCAGATTTCAGAATCAACGTCGAGTTCCAAATCCCTGGGGACATTATCAGTCCTGACTTCCAAGGAGTTCGCACGGGGGCGTTCCGCAAGGCCGACCGCCACCTAAAGATTCAGGTAGCGGTACCGAATGACCCTCCGGCTGATCCGTATGCGTACGGGGTGCACGCCATCGGGGATGCCGTGGACGCAGCCGAAGCTTGGTCCGTGCGTCGGCGGATCGAATTCGACGCCGAGCCATTCCGGTCCGTACTCGCCTTATTAAACGAAAATCCTCCCCAGTAATCACCTAGCACAGGCACCTGTGTCAGCGATGGTCGAAAAGTGAGCCGTTTTGCGGGTGCAAAAGTGAGCCACGTTGACGTTGGTTATTCTGCCGTATTTTCCGGTCTTGTCGAGGGTAGCGAGTCTGTCCCTGTGTGTTTGAGCCGGTCGCTCGAGCCCTTGAGGGTGACGACTTCGGCGTGGTGGACGATCCGGTCGATCACCGCGGAGGCCACGACCTGATCACCGAACACGTCTCCCCATCGGGCGAACGGCAAGTTCGAGGTCAGGATCAGGGAGGCGTGCTCGTAGCGTGAGGAGACGAGCTGGAAGAACAGGTTCGCGGCGTCCTGTTCGAACGGGATGTAGCCGACCTCGTCGACGATGATCAGCCCGTAGCGGCGCAGCCGGACCAGTTCCTGCGGCAGCCTCCCGCTCTGGTGAGCACCTTGGAGCCGGGCGACCCAGTCGATGGCAGTGGCGAACAGGACCCGGTGGCCCAGCTGGGCGGCGCGCAGCCCTAATCCGGTTGCGAGGTGGGTTTTCCCGGTCCCGGGCGGGCCGAGCAGGACGATGTTGGATGCCTCGGTGAGGAATGCGCCGGTGGCCAGATGCGCGATGGTGTCGCGTTTGAGACCGGGCTGATGATCGAAACTGAAGTCCTCAAGCGATTTGCGGGCCGGGAATCCGGCGGCGCGGCACGGGACTCGGCGCCGGAAGCCTCCCTGGCGGCGACTTCCCGGGAGAGGACCGCGGCGAGGTATTCCTCATGGGTCCAGCCGGCGCCGCGGGCCTGGTCCGCGAGCCGCGCGGCCGCTTCCCGGATCCTGGGCGCCTTCATCGCGCGGTAGTAGTACTCGATCTGCCCCGCGGTTTCCTTGGCCCCGGGCATCAGGCGACCCGCCCGTCATCGAGCACGACACCGAAGGCCCGGTCGTAGTCCGCCAGATCCCGCAGCCCGGGAGTGTCCGTGGTCGGGGTCGTGTTCTGGAATGCCCTGCGTAGGGTCCGTGCGGCCTGCACGTGCTCCGGATCAGTGAGCGACTGACCGGCGCCCCAGCACCGGGGATGGGTTCCGATGCACTTTCCGTCCAGGCTGATGCTGACCGTGTCCAGATCGGCGGTGACCTCGACGAACCTGCCGATGGCCTGTGGATGGACGGAGTAGTCGTTGGAGCCCATCCGGACGTAGTAGTCCCGCGGAAGCCGGACCGGGGCGGTGAACCCCGTGACCGGGGCGACCGGCGGCAACGCCAGCAGCGCCGCCTTGTCATGTTGTATCCGGAACCGCGAACCATGAATAAGTGTTGGCTACCCCCGACTACCCCGACTACCCCGACAGAACCGAAACGAGGACTGCATAACCCAACTCCCAGCAGGCGGAAGGACCACTAGCTAGGGATTTCAACCCGCCACCCACACACCTGAATAGGCCACCGCGGCGGCCAGGCCACAGTCGCCACCCAGCCGTCAGAGCGACGCGACCAAGCTTTGTCAACACGTTAAACCAAAAACGCCCCTTCGACGAGGGGGTTTACTGCCCGAGGGGGACTCGAACTGCTTTCCCGGCCTTACAAACGCTGGAATGCCGCGAAAACACGCGGAATCCGAAGCAGTACGAAGGCGCTACAAGGTAGTCCGAGACGAAAGTGTGGACAATGTACACACCCTTCTTGGGGGCCCGATTTCTCAAAACTTCGTCGACTTCTGGTTTCTGCCGCCGCTAGAGCCTTTCGTTCATCCTCTCTAGGCGGGACAATTCCCGGGACAAGCGCAGGAGCAGCCGTATGGGCTACACACATTACTTTCGCGGCCTTACCGCAACGCCTGTCGTCCTGGCCAACGCAAAGGAGATCATCGAAACATCTGCGGTAACCGTCTGCGGACCACTAGCCGAGGGCCTCCCCCTCCCTACTCAGTGAGACTACTCAACCCAGCAGCTGGTTCCCTACCAGAACGACGCTCCAGCATAACGACAAAAGCGAAATCACGATGCAAAGGCCGTTGCACGAAGCACGACCACTCACAGTGACAGCAGCATCAGACAGCTACGGCCCGGCAGCTTGACGGAATATCCGTTATCGGCTCTCTTAGGCGCTGCCGTTTTTGGCTCGGCGAAGTGCGCCGCTTAGACCAAGTGCACCTCCCCAGCCGCCACCGGCCCTCACTTTCCCCTGCGGGCGAGCATTCACTCGAGATTGTGATGGCTGCGGTTCAGTTTCGGTCTCCGCCCACGGGAATGCTATTACGAGTTCAGGTTAGTAAACCTGAAGTCGTAACGGCTGCTCTGACTACTCTTGACCGCCCGTGATCGTCCGCCAGCAGGCCCTTCCCTCCCCAATTTGGACCGCCGACATAAAGATTTCGTCAGCGACGGATTGGCGACTCCAGCACCTCTTCGTACGCCCGACCAAGCCGGTGACGGAACTCGGCAGTCAGTTTAGAGTCGTCGTCTACCAGCTTTTTCAGATCCTCCAATGACACTCCTGAGTGGTCAGGGCCCGCGTTGGATTTCAATAGGTTTTCCGATGTCTGACGGATGGCTGCGTAGTAGCGGACAGCGAGAAGATCCATCGCCGCGTGCCAATGCTCGCGAGGTGCAGCGCTCACCAAGAATGCCTCCAAGCGACCGTCCAAGACGAAGCCCGTTGTTCGGGTCTTTCTGTACTGTTCGTGCAGAATGGGGGCCATCTCTTTCAAAGTCACCCCTTCTCCCAAGCGGTTATCCCTAACTCTGATGTAGTGCACGATGGCGAAGTGCAGCTCATTCGCGGTCAGGGTCATCTGGGACACAAGGTCATGTCGAATAGTGCCGTCGTCTTGCGCGCGCTGTTGCCGACGTGCGATCCAGGCCAGCAAGTATCCGAATATCAAGGTCCCCAATACGGCAGCGGTCAAGGGCCCCACCACAGCAAGGAGCACCCTCTCCCATATGCTTACGCTCTCCTGCTGCATTCCTAGCCCCCTGCGGCACTCCTAGCTGTCGTCGGTCGTGCACTCACCCTAGGCTGACTCAACGAGACTCTCGACCTGAGGGTGCAGTTCATTTTCGATGCCTCCTTTTCCTAAGGGGCAGCCCCCGTGCTTGGTTCTGCTGGGGCGGCACCTCCCATCTTTCCACTTGCCCCGCCACCAGTCGTCTTTCCGGTTGCGGGACCATCAGCCGTGCGGGCTTTAACTACTTCCGCGCCCATCTTGGTCGCCCTGCCGCCGAAGTAGAAGCCAGCCACCGCTGAGAGCAGAGTGCCCACGAGCGTTGCCGTGTTCTTGGCTAAGTCAACGCTGTCGCGGTGCGCGGCGGCCAGTTTCACTGCAAACGTGCGGGCTGTAGGCTCTGCCTGTGGATTTTCCACGTTCAACTCAATGATCCGATCCTGTGGCAAAACTTTAAGTGCGTCAGCCGTTACCCCCCGAGAAATAAATCCATCGCCTTCGCCAGCGCGGATTTGGTTGAAAAAGAACACCGAGAAGACTGCAAACACAAGCAGCAGCAGCAGGGCGATCACCGCGCTCACGGAGCCGCCTGGCATCCCTAGAGCGCCCGGCCGATCCTCGGGATATTTC from Arthrobacter sp. B3I9 encodes:
- a CDS encoding RHS repeat-associated core domain-containing protein, with amino-acid sequence MDGLTSATNSQASVVGDGWALAGAGYIRQSFTSCKDQGVSSSYDLCGNPTGQSLSISFGGRNTQLVKDTGSGAWKLQSDDNTRIEYVKTPGINGTFDGGYWKLTDNAGTQYFFGRNQLPGWAAGKPTTNSVSRVPVGAAKPDQPCAAATFKDSLCQQAWMWNLDHIVDLNGNTQAFYYDQETNWYASAAGTGTRLDYTRAARLSRIDYGMRTGAELAGNAPLRLSLSYADRCNGIDCSKGNDVPAQFICPQSGSCTILSPTFFTSQRLTKVTASTRLSSGVYQAADTWALGHTMPDPGDGTKPALWLGQVAHTGSNTATGTGAAITDPPTIFGGQTLQNRVWVTDGLAPLNRYRISTVKTPAGAVTSVVYNAAECSPTNLPGSPETNTKRCYPQWWAPMAPIAQAPRMDYFHIYPVARVSTNAGPGADASTDVESRYEYIGAPAWKYAGAKVATGSGGSQTTWSVAAGWQDVKTVVGAPDQPSTNAVTTSTYLRGLHGTPSNTSGGVRTSSVTLDGGKVVEDSPIHAGRLVQIQSFNGVGGPLLSSTINEPWVSNPTATNTAQGTQARFGGILSTTTREPSSLAGGWNTSTVTNIFDNYGRTKATSASTDSAKTTDDTCTVTVYADNTAANILTAPATTSTSSGLCTAQGTTAGNILTATRVFYADSTSATPGTTGYKAPVTTQATRSDDAISATGQTVNQWQEGPTRTFDALGRVSSSTDRTTGTDRKTTVAYSPATGPPTTITATNPKGWQATSTADAVRGAITTTKDAAGATTTTDYDASGRPVASWDPLRPKALNPDPSTSTEYNLSQTAPSWIRNNTRNSSNSNIATFQILDGMGRLRQTQRLSPPGGTIATDVLYNSNGERRLVRNDYYLTESPSGTLRIPAVAVPSSTEYTYDGAGRVTKTRALANDNQELWSTTASYPTSDTTTITGPAGKPATTVITDGQGNPSLRKIFRGAAASGASDDTTYTHDAMGRMVALSTAGSTWTWEYDLLGREKKTVDPDTGTTTAAYDASGRLASTTDGKGVKLDTSYDVLDRPTQTTATTAGVTKTLETLTYDVERNGTLSEATRFNGPNYDQPVKTTRSGFNNAGQPGSTSTVLPAGMGALAGTYTTGLTYKQNGLPDVLSLPGIKNLPAETLYYGYDNFDNPISVDNETWDIFAGNAQYDVLGNLASFDQSDPNSLDPALESPGLQTNYFQWDATTGRLLKQTTTNWAKNATRTVAETSYAYDPAGKITSKTSPEEVECYAYDYAERLTGVWTPSSKSCNGGFSATSLGGLAPYAQQYTYTASGERAQVKRYKATGALQSTEDYTFPAAGTAGAHRPTSITTTPAGAAATTHTLTWDGAGQLTGRAGQTLAYTADGKISTSTATSTLPLNPNRATTAGGATGTGTRYYDAGGNLVGINDTTGVTSLLADATVHVSTTGKATGTRDISFAGKTVAQRVTTDTGSKIRFLTPDAVNTTTSITQATPGAPGTATTKRYSDPFGLERSATATATTATNAANPTGFSATNGYLSELNDAATALTHLGARDYDPVLGIFTAPDPIYNWDAAGGHSPYTYSNNDPINQSDPSGLCPWCLVIAIPGVKEALIAGAATIGTYVAVEWAKTHPISIPRFEWPAPAASTPRATTCNWCTARPTTPAPPPSLARPSYAGAPSYAGAPSYTAPAALSARPTYAAAYPTYYPSGSNQPGNRYTPTPSSVSQAAAAAAAAAAAEAARRAALAAQAAAQVAQARSSQPANEQREH